GGGCGGGCGGCGCAAGGCGTTGAACTGGCGGATCAGGCCGGCAGCGTGATTCTGCAGATCCGCGATGGCGCCAGTGAAGCGGTGCAGGCGGTGAGCATGTTTGCCAATGAGCGGGCGCCGGGCTGAGAGACTTGCCAGGGTGAAAGACCGCGTCGTCTCTTTCGCGAGCAAGCTCGCTCCCACAGGTTCTGGGTTGATCACAAGTTAAGTGATCGACTCAATCCCTGTGGAGCGGGCTTGCTCGCGAAAGGGCTATAAGCCTCGATGCAGGACTATAGTGACCTTCAGTCCCAAGTCCTGCCGAGCCCATCATGACCACAGAAAAACCCGAAACGCCCACCACCGCCCCCGTCGACCACCTGCGCTTCCACCGCCCCCACGCCCACCTCAACACCACCTTCGGCAACGACACGTTCGCCTTGCGCGCTGAGGCCTTCGCGCGATTCTTCGGCACGCCGCTGTTCCTCGGTGCGCAAACCGTGATCGTCGCGGTGTGGATCGGTCTCAACGTGTTGGGCGTGACGCAGTTCGACGTCTACCCGTTCATCCTGCTCAACCTGGCGTTCAGCCTGCAAGCCGCCTACGCCGCGCCGTTGATCCTGCTGGCACAAACCCGGCAAGCCGCGCGGGACAAGGCGCAATCGGACGCCGACGCGCAACACCGTGAAGCGCTGGCCGTGGCCAACAGTGAGCGCCAGGCTCAGGCTGCGCAGACCACCGCGCAACTGCTCGAACTGCTGGAGCAGAACACCCGCCTCACCGAAATGACCAAGAGTCTGACCGAGCGCATCGAAGGCCTGACCCGCGAACTGCATGCGCACATCTGCCAGAACCCGCAACGCTGATCACGGCAACCGCAGTGCCCGCCCCAGTTCATCGAACAGCGTGACCACCGAGCGCAACGCCCGGCAGTCCGGGCGGGTCAGCAGCCACAGCGCGGTGTCGTAACCGTGCAACGGTTCGCTGAGAGCCTGTAAACCTTCGGTAATGAGAAAGTCCGGCAACGCCGCCACACCGAGTCCGCCGCGCACCAGTTCAGTCACCGACAGCATGCTGTTGCAGCGATAAGCCGGGGTCACGCCGGGCAACTGCTGACGGCGCCAGGCGACGGTCGGGTGATCCGGCAGAAACTCGTCCGGGGCGATCCATGTCAGCGCCGCCAGATCCGTCGCATCGACGTTTTGCAGATAACGCGCACTGGCGCAGACCCGGTAGGAAATCTTCGCCAGTTGCCGTCCGACCAGATGCTCTGGCGGCGTACGCGTCAGGCGCAGGGCGATGTCGGCATCGCGGCGGTTGAGGTTGGCGAAATCGTTGGAGGTGCTCAGCTCGAGAGTCAACGCCGGATAGTTCGGCATGAACTGCGCCAGCGCCGGCAACAGCAGGCCTTGCAGCACCGAGTCGGTGCAGGTCAGGCGCACCGTGCCGCTGACCACTTCGCCGCCCTGCTCGACACCGATCCGCGCCGCTTCCAGTGCCTGCTCGGCGCGTTCGGCTTGCTCGGCGAGAGTCTGCGCGAGGGTGGTTGGCAGGTACCCGGCGCGGCTCTTTTCGAACAATTGCTGACCCAGCGCTGACTCCAGACGACGCACCGCGCGAAACACCGTCGACACGTCTACTTTGAGCAGCTGCGAAGCCCGGGCCAGAGAGCCGCCGCGCACCAACGCAAGGATCAGCGCCAGATCCGGGTAATCGAGTCGATAGTGCGTCGCTGCATTGATCACTTGGGGAAACGCCAATATTGAGTGCGTGAACGCCAATCTATAGTGAGCCCCGGTGATCGACAACTGCACACCCTCACCACAGAGGTTCATCACTCACTC
The Pseudomonas fluorescens genome window above contains:
- a CDS encoding DUF1003 domain-containing protein, producing the protein MTTEKPETPTTAPVDHLRFHRPHAHLNTTFGNDTFALRAEAFARFFGTPLFLGAQTVIVAVWIGLNVLGVTQFDVYPFILLNLAFSLQAAYAAPLILLAQTRQAARDKAQSDADAQHREALAVANSERQAQAAQTTAQLLELLEQNTRLTEMTKSLTERIEGLTRELHAHICQNPQR
- a CDS encoding LysR family transcriptional regulator, producing the protein MSITGAHYRLAFTHSILAFPQVINAATHYRLDYPDLALILALVRGGSLARASQLLKVDVSTVFRAVRRLESALGQQLFEKSRAGYLPTTLAQTLAEQAERAEQALEAARIGVEQGGEVVSGTVRLTCTDSVLQGLLLPALAQFMPNYPALTLELSTSNDFANLNRRDADIALRLTRTPPEHLVGRQLAKISYRVCASARYLQNVDATDLAALTWIAPDEFLPDHPTVAWRRQQLPGVTPAYRCNSMLSVTELVRGGLGVAALPDFLITEGLQALSEPLHGYDTALWLLTRPDCRALRSVVTLFDELGRALRLP